In the Cydia splendana chromosome 2, ilCydSple1.2, whole genome shotgun sequence genome, one interval contains:
- the LOC134805959 gene encoding uncharacterized protein LOC134805959 has protein sequence MKLSILILTFGMACSSDISKSYKAPSLFLNHGGGPLPVLGEKYNKEIGDFLRNVSKYIEFDRTEAVIVVTAHREEDVVTISSGERHGMVYDYNNFPAVSYEWKHKAPGAPNLARSVHAAFTRAGIPATLDPHRGWDHGTFIPMMLADPAARIPILQISILKNQNASQHFQLGRVLRQFRDQGVAVIGSGMSYHNMAEFRKADIYSDGVIANEEFDEYLTDVCTGDDLKRILRWEEERGAKEAHPEGEADHLMPLIVNIGAAGLATGRKVFDSVFIGKFKLSGFVWN, from the coding sequence ATGAAGCtatcaatattaatattaacatttGGAATGGCGTGTTCTAGTGATATTTCAAAATCGTATAAAGCGCCTTCCTTGTTCTTGAATCACGGAGGCGGCCCCTTGCCAGTGCTAGGGGAGAAATACAATAAAGAAATAGGGGATTTTTTAAGGAATGTGTCGAAATATATAGAATTTGATCGCACGGAAGCAGTGATAGTGGTGACGGCGCATAGAGAAGAGGATGTAGTGACGATATCGTCAGGCGAGCGGCACGGGATGGTGTACGATTATAACAACTTCCCGGCGGTGAGTTACGAGTGGAAACATAAGGCGCCCGGCGCGCCAAATTTGGCACGCAGCGTACACGCAGCGTTTACGCGCGCCGGTATTCCTGCAACATTAGATCCGCACCGCGGATGGGACCACGGAACATTCATCCCTATGATGCTCGCGGACCCCGCCGCGCGAATCCCGATTCTTCAAATATCTATATTGAAAAACCAAAACGCCTCGCAGCACTTCCAGCTAGGAAGAGTTCTACGTCAGTTTCGTGACCAGGGCGTTGCGGTAATCGGCTCTGGGATGTCTTATCACAACATGGCGGAGTTTCGTAAAGCCGATATTTATAGTGATGGGGTCATAGCCAATGAGGAGTTCGATGAGTACTTGACGGATGTGTGCACGGGCGATGATTTGAAGAGGATTTTGAGGTGGGAGGAGGAGAGAGGGGCGAAGGAAGCGCACCCGGAGGGAGAAGCCGACCACCTGATGCCGTTGATAGTGAACATTGGGGCGGCGGGGCTGGCGACGGGGCGGAAGGTGTTTGACTCAGTTTTCATAGGAAAGTTTAAACTGAGCGGATTTGTTTggaattaa